The proteins below come from a single Mangifera indica cultivar Alphonso chromosome 16, CATAS_Mindica_2.1, whole genome shotgun sequence genomic window:
- the LOC123199023 gene encoding LOW QUALITY PROTEIN: putative ETHYLENE INSENSITIVE 3-like 4 protein (The sequence of the model RefSeq protein was modified relative to this genomic sequence to represent the inferred CDS: inserted 5 bases in 3 codons; deleted 2 bases in 1 codon) has protein sequence MEALSWLCLHCQTLHVRSMPTSQVPPNFITGATISAPNYLSISHFTLPKIITSALHALSGYLFSSLIAPKFQNQGGREEPDYESEEVGYDELKKRMQKLKEKRKDEEAESSSRQVASRWKKMSRAQDLILKYMVKIMEVCKAQGFVXKGKPVTGSSDSLREWWKEKVCFDKNAPIAIAEFMAPLLEEKDGEMDLISNMHLLHELQDTTLWSLLSALMQHCAPPWWPMGKEIWWXEQGMSQEHGPPPYRKPHDLKKAWKVSVLASVIKHXSPDLNKMRRVVRQSKCLQHKTTARESATWSKVINKEEALLKLTETCLKISPEEEEAEGRNKEKHASEKRKCMFEREVQENTLYACQNLKCPQSEIGLGFVNKNSGSDHESQCSYKTDQESEHSTEENIDPNSDSSAWRSFPTTNSTLSSLDGTSRESLSLQEANESMKEVGEKCEPGGISAVEEYGRLFWDGGIEHRDMDGAFYTQRYMETSNVNALQGDTIGQGVTSNWDLGFEG, from the exons ATGGAAGCTCTCTCGTGGCTTTGCCTTCACTGTCAAACTCTCCACGTACGCTCAATGCCAACATCTcaagttcctccaaactttatCACAGGTGCCACAATTTCAGCCCCCAATTACCTCAGCATATCCCATTTCACCCTTCCTAAAATCATTACCTCGGCTCTTCATGCTCTGAGTGGTTATTTGTTTTCAAGCTTAATTGCACCAAAGTTTCAAAATCAGG GAGGAAGAGAAGAACCGGATTATGAGTCGGAAGAGGTCGGCTATGATGAGCTCAAGAAGCGGATGCAAAAACTCAAAGAGAAACGTAAAGACGAAGAAGCTGAATCCTCTTCAAGACAAGTGGCATCCCGGTGGAAGAAGATGTCAAGAGCTCAAGATTTAATCCTCAAGTACATGGTGAAGATTATGGAGGTCTGCAAAGCCCAAGGATTCGT TAAGGGAAAACCTGTAACTGGCTCATCTGATAGCTTGCGTGAATGGTGGAAAGAGAAAGTGTGCTTTGACAAAAATGCTCCTATTGCCATTGCTGAGTTCATGGCGCCACTTTTGGAGGAGAAAGATGGAGaaatggacttgatttcaaataTGCATCTTCTTCATGAGCTGCAAGATACCACTCTATGGAGTCTC TTATCCGCCCTGATGCAACATTGTGCTCCTCCGTGGTGGCCAATGGGAAAAGAAATTTGGT GTGAGCAAGGGATGTCTCAGGAACATGGCCCTCCGCCTTATAGGAAGCCTCATGATTTGAAAAAAGCTTGGAAGGTTAGTGTTTTGGCTTCTGTAATCAAACA GTCCCcagatttgaataaaatgagGAGAGTCGTGAGACAATCCAAGTGTTTGCAGCATAAAACGACAGCAAGAGAATCAGCCACTTGGTCGAAAGTGATTAACAAGGAAGAAGCTCTTTTGAAGCTCACTGAGACATGTCTAAAAATATCACCagaggaagaagaagcagaaggGAGAAACAAAGAGAAGCATGCTAGTGAGAAAAGAAAGTGTATGTTTGAGAGAGAGGTCCAAGAGAACACTCTCTATGCTTGTCAAAATTTGAAATGCCCACAAAGTGAAATTGGGTTAGGATTTGTAAACAAGAACTCCGGGAGTGACCATGAGTCTCAATGTTCTTATAAAACGGATCAAGAAAGTGAACACAGTACTGAAGAAAATATAGATCCAAACTCGGATTCATCAGCCTGGAGAAGCTTCCCCACCACAAATAGTACTCTGAGTTCTCTAGATGGAACCAGCAGAGAAAGCCTGAGTCTTCAGGAGGCAAATGAAAGTATGAAGGAAGTTGGAGAGAAGTGTGAACCAGGGGGTATTTCTGCAGTGGAAGAATATGGAAGATTATTTTGGGATGGTGGAATTGAACATCGTGACATGGATGGAGCATTTTACACCCAGAGATACATGGAAACAAGTAATGTGAATGCTTTACAAGGCGATACCATTGGTCAAGGAGTGACTTCAAATTGGGATTTGGGATTTGAAGGGTGA
- the LOC123199063 gene encoding protein ALTERED PHOSPHATE STARVATION RESPONSE 1-like codes for MGLSSSKSERNEALRLCKARRKFIKQAIDSRHEFAAAHVSYTQSLKNIGIGLRRYAEAEVLIESSLSTTSPTELDKTPSHSSYPSPSPSHINEASDSPLHNEQSPSLSPSPKLNHIAPPMAANVSYMRTAKSTSVTVVMNANSGASGFLEDESLVMPMPPPPPPPFESGSWDFFDPSDESESFRFVGHNGGLDLDYEDTREWGQFRTEGVGAGDNVVERKGKWAKVGSAGSSEYREGTMRPEWGQKDAKMTGESVDFNAANGCPMSSRGVELRGNAALEQSSSKRENTTVDKDLCAEREDPSEFITHRAKDFLSSIKDIEHRFFRASESGKEMSRMLEATNIRVRISEAKGSSSASDALASFHLGCCCGKNGPVSDEPVQPVTKVITWKRTTSSRSSSSRNPLNTGAKDDMSDSGSDFFEDFCMIAGSHASSLDRLYAWEKKLYDEVKASEYIQKQYDQKCDQLRHQFAKDHSTHAIDKTRSVIKDLYSRIIVALQSVDSISRRIEKMRDEELHPQLVELIQGLIRMWKAMLECHHAQYITISLAYHSRSSAGTPQGDTHKQILAQLLEEVECFGLSFADWINSLTSYVIALNGWLNNCILPQQERSKSRKPFSPRRAVAPPIFVLCRDWSAGLSSLPSDELSNEIKTFLSDLQQLMQQQAEQQQEKQKLLDANNGESEGKDDEKNDNASVNLSCLHTSLAKVLDRLNKFSEASLKMYEDIRLKNDQAVESYARLKPARG; via the exons ATGGGTTTATCAAGTTCGAAATCTGAGAGAAATGAAGCTTTGCGTTTGTGCAAAGCAAGGAGGAAATTTATCAAACAAGCAATTGATTCAAGGCATGAATTTGCGGCTGCCCATGTTTCTTATACTCAGTCTCTTAAAAATATTGGCATTGGCTTAAGGAGATATGCTGAGGCTGAGGTTTTGATTGAGTCTTCTTTATCAACAACCTCACCCACTGAGCTTGACAAAACACCATCACATTCATCATATCCATCACCATCTCCTTCACATATTAACGAAGCATCTGATTCACCTTTGCACAATGAGCAAAGCCCTAGTCTTAGCCCTAGCCCTAAGCTCAATCACATTGCCCCACCCATGGCGGCAAATGTAAGCTATATGAGAACTGCTAAGAGCACTTCTGTGACTGTTGTGATGAATGCAAATAGTGGTGCTAGTGGTTTTTTGGAGGATGAGTCACTGGTAATGCCTATgcccccaccaccaccacctcctttTGAGTCAGGCTCTTGGGACTTTTTTGACCCTAGTGATGAGAGTGAGAGCTTTAGGTTTGTGGGGCATAACGGGGGCCTTGATTTGGACTATGAGGATACGAGAGAGTGGGGACAGTTTAGGACTGAAGGTGTTGGTGCTGGTGATAACGTAGTTGAGAGAAAGGGGAAATGGGCAAAGGTTGGTTCTGCTGGGAGTAGTGAATATCGTGAGGGAACTATGAGGCCGGAATGGGGGCAAAAAGATGCCAAAATGACTGGTGAATCTGTGGATTTTAATGCGGCTAATGGTTGTCCGATGAGCTCCAGAGGAGTTGAATTAAGGGGAAATGCTGCTCTTGAGCAATCAAGTTCTAAGAGGGAGAATACTACGGTGGATAAAGATTTGTGTGCTGAAAGAGAAGATCCTTCAGAGTTCATTACTCATAGAGCTAAGGATTTTCTGTCCAGCATCAAGGATATAGAGCACCGTTTCTTTAGAGCATCTGAGTCTGGCAAGGAAATGTCTCGGATGCTTGAGGCAACCAATATCAGGGTTAGAATTTCTGAGGCAAAAG GGAGTTCATCAGCCTCAGATGCTTTGGCATCATTTCATCTAGGTTGCTGCTGTGGAAAGAATGGACCAGTTTCTGATG AACCTGTACAACCTGTTACAAAGGTCATTACTTGGAAGCGAACAACATCGTCAAGGTCATCTTCATCAAGGAATCCGCTAAACACAGGAGCAAAAGATGATATGAGTGACAGTGGAAGTGATTTTTTCGAAGATTTCTGCATGATAGCAGGAAGTCATGCATCCTCCCTGGATAGACTCTATGCATGGGAAAAAAAACTCTATGATGAAGTGAAG GCCAGTGAATATATCCAGAAGCAATATGACCAGAAATGTGACCAGCTGAGGCACCAGTTTGCAAAGGATCATAGTACTCACGCAATTGATAAAACCCGGTCAGTGATAAAGGATCTATACTCTAGAATCATTGTGGCACTTCAATCCGTTGATTCCATATCCAGGCGAATTGAAAAAATGAGAGATGAAGAATTGCATCCACAACTTGTTGAGCTAATTCAGGG GTTGATCCGAATGTGGAAGGCCATGCTTGAATGTCATCATGCACAGTACATCACCATCTCATTGGCATATCATTCGAGGAGCTCAGCAGGAACTCCCCAGGGAGATACACACAAGCAGATTCTGGCTCAGCTCCTGGAGGAGGTTGAATGCTTCGGCTTGAGCTTTGCTGACTGGATCAACAGTCTCACATCTTATGTGATAGCTCTTAACGGCTGGCTGAACAATTGCATTCTTCCACAACAAGAGCGTTCCAAAAGCAGGAAGCCTTTCTCCCCTCGTCGAGCTGTGGCCCCACCTATATTTGTTCTATGTCGTGATTGGTCAGCTGGGCTTAGCAGTTTGCCATCAGATGAACTTAGCAATGAAATCAAAACCTTCTTGTCTGATTTGCAACAATTAATGCAGCAACAAGCAGAACAGCAACAGGAGAAACAGAAATTACTTGATGCAAACAATGGAGAATCAGAAGGCAAAGATGACGAGAAAAACGATAATGCCTCTGTAAACTTGTCATGTTTACATACAAGTCTGGCAAAGGTTCTTGATCGACTCAACAAGTTTTCTGAGGCATCCCTCAAAATGTATGAGGATATTAGACTGAAAAATGATCAAGCCGTTGAGTCATATGCAAGACTCAAGCCAGCCAGAGGTTGA
- the LOC123199065 gene encoding acyl-coenzyme A oxidase 2, peroxisomal, with protein sequence MESLSKSDNPTTENESQAVTRRIQRLTLHLTPLSDHYRHHQPHLHPSPCSGGGGGNKAKIEVNKTELSNYMRGKHREIQERVLEYFNSRPDLQTPIEISKDEHRELCWRQLVGLVREAGIKPFRYVVEDPAKYCAIVEAVGSVDMSLGIKLGVQYSLWGGSVLNLGTKKHRDKYFDGIDNLDYPGCFAMTELHHGSNVQGLQTVATFDPITDEFIINTPNDGAIKWWIGNAAVHGKFATVFARLMLPTHDKNGYSDMGVHAFIVPIRDLKTHQTLPGVEIHDCGHKVGLNGVDNGALRFSSVRIPRDNLLNRFGDVSRDGKYTSSLPTINKRFAATLGELVGGRVGLAYSSVSVLKISATIAIRYSLLRQQFGPPKKPEVSILDYQSQQHKLMPMLASTFAFHFATAHLVEKYAEMKKSHDEQLIGDVHALSAGLKSYVTSYTAKSLSVCREACGGHGYAAVNRFGTLRNDHDIFQTFEGDNTVLLQQVAGDLLKQYKEKFRGGTFAVTWNYLRESMNTYLSQPNPVTARWESEEHLRDPKFQLDAFRYRTSRLLQSVAVRLRKHAKTLGSFGAWNRCLNHLLTLAESHIESVILEKFIEAVQKCPDPSSRAALKLVCDLYALDRIWNDIGTYRNVDYVAPNKAKAIHKLSEYLSFQVRNIAGELVDSFDLPDHVTRAPIAMQSEAYAQYTQLVGF encoded by the exons atggaatcaCTGTCAAAATCTGACAATCCAACGACGGAGAATGAATCTCAGGCCGTCACGAGACGCATCCAACGGTTGACCTTACACCTGACTCCACTGTCCGATCACTACCGCCACCACCAACCCCACCTCCATCCTTCACCATGCagcggcggcggcggcggcaACAAGGCCAAGATTGAAGTGAATAAAACAGAGCTTTCGAATTACATGAGAGGGAAACACAGAGAAATTCAAGAGAGGGTGCTTGAATATTTTAACTCGAGGCCGGATTTGCAGACACCAATTGAGATTTCGAAAGATGAGCATAGAGAGCTGTGTTGGAGGCAGCTTGTGGGGCTGGTTAGAGAGGCGGGGATTAAGCCTTTTCGATATGTTGTTGAGGATCCTGCTAAGTATTGCGCCATTGTTGAAGCTGTGGGAAGCGTTGACATGTCGCTTGGGATCAAGCTGGGCGTGCAGTACAg TCTTTGGGGAGGTTCTGTCCTCAATTTGGGAACCAAAAAGCACAGGGACAAGTATTTTGATGGTATAGACAATTTGGACTATCCAGGTTGTTTCGCAATGACAGAGCTTCATCATG gcTCAAATGTTCAAGGCCTCCAAACAGTTGCAACATTTGATCCTATCACAGATGAATTTATAATCAACACACCAAACGATGGAGCCATTAAATGGTGGATTGGCAATGCTGCAGTTCATGGGAAGTTTGCCACTGTTTTTGCCAGGCTTATGTTACCAACTCATGACAAAAATGGATATTCTGATATGGGTGTTCATGCCTTCATTGTTCCAATTAGAGATTTGAAGACCCACCAGACACTTCCAGGAGTTGAAATACATGATTGTGGCCACAAGGTTGGTTTAAATGGGGTAGACAATGGAGCATTGAGATTCAGCTCAGTAAGGATTCCTCGAGATAATCTTCTTAATCGATTTGGAGATGTCTCTCGAGATGGAAAATACACAAGTAGTCTTCCAACCATAAATAAAAGATTTGCTGCTACTCTTGGGGAACTTGTAGGTGGAAGGGTTGGCCTTGCATATTCTTCAGTTAGTGTCCTCAAGATTTCTGCAACAATTGCCATCCGATATTCTCTATTGCGCCAGCAATTTGGTCCTCCCAAGAAGCCTGAAGTCAGCATTCTTGATTATCAGTCTCAGCAACACAAGCTAATGCCGATGTTGGCTTCCACTTTTGCATTCCATTTTGCCACTGCACATTTGGTGGAGAAATATGCGGAGATGAAAAAATCTCACGATGAGCAATTGATCGGAGATGTTCATGCACTTTCAGCAGGCCTCAAGTCATATGTGACTTCTTATACAGCAAAGTCATTGAGTGTTTGCAGGGAAGCCTGTGGAGGTCACGGGTATGCTGCTGTCAACCGATTTGGTACCCTGAGGAATGACCATGACATTTTTCAGACTTTTGAGGGTGACAACACAGTGCTTTTGCAACAG GTAGCAGGTGATCTTTTGAAGCAATACAAGGAGAAGTTCCGTGGTGGGACATTTGCAGTTACATGGAATTACTTGAGAGAATCCATGAACACCTATCTCTCTCAGCCAAATCCTGTAACTGCTCGTTGGGAAAGTGAAGAGCATTTACGAGATCCTAAATTCCAATTGGATGCCTTCAGA taCCGAACATCTCGATTGCTTCAAAGTGTTGCAGTGCGACTTCGCAAGCACGCAAAAACCCTAGGGAGCTTTGGTGCATGGAATAGATGCTTAAATCATCTTCTCACCCTTGCAGAATCCCATATCGAGTCAGTCATCCTAGAAAAGTTTATTGAAGCTGTCCAGAA ATGTCCAGATCCTAGTTCTCGAGCTGCTCTGAAACTTGTCTGTGATCTTTATGCCTTGGACCGAATTTGGAATGACATTGGAACCTACCGAAATGTCGATTATGTGGCTCCTAATAAAGCTAAG GCTATTCATAAGCTATCAGAATACTTGAGTTTCCAAGTGAGGAACATTGCTGGGGAACTAGTCGATTCATTTGATCTCCCAGATCATGTTACAAGGGCCCCAATTGCCATGCAATCAGAAGCTTACGCTCAATACACACAGCTTGTTGGATTCTAA
- the LOC123199815 gene encoding putative uncharacterized protein DDB_G0277255 — MDSGNSGSMQSSSGGDEEYDSRAETISVFLNPLPPQQPPQQQPHHQHHHHDSMFDPFSNYFDTASRSSNQNSLLNLDMVWAKNLRSEPDLGGAFMAASASSSSSTQQLFTNQAVLPSARANNFSPLHGLPHHHHNQTESVSVSGFNIDKTNPIITTNSGGGGGGIGNNNLVRNPKKRSRASRRAPTTVLTTDTSNFRAMVQEFTGIPAPPFTSSAFPRSRLDLFGSSTSLRSSSHLDHSPPYLLRPFAQKFHSLPPFVSPPSSTPSPSSSSSPSMIDAIAAAASTSTNLTSATPGNNNNNTNINYQNLLNMNNSTMQNPVLNLQSLLQPQTKFPLSNSPILANKPQGSSSSLDKIGVLEELGLSGHGHLNTNLNSGGLQNIVSSSTPTFDNDQAAAVAGTANESEHQGLLRSPSFSGGNNYNNNNSHQRVSNGKVNTFSASSSDFHREKVQENVSTRTRTEGMVESWICSSD; from the coding sequence ATGGATTCTGGAAATAGTGGAAGTATGCAGTCGTCAAGTGGGGGAGATGAAGAGTATGACTCACGCGCTGAGACAatttccgtttttttgaatccACTGCCACCACAACAACCACCACAGCAACAACCGCACCACCAGCACCACCACCATGATTCTATGTTTGATCCTTTTTCAAACTACTTTGATACTGCTTCAAGATCATCCAACCAGAATTCTCTGCTGAATCTCGATATGGTTTGGGCCAAAAACTTAAGATCTGAACCTGATCTCGGCGGCGCCTTCATGGCCGCCTCAGcctcctcctcttcttccaCTCAACAGCTCTTCACCAACCAGGCTGTTCTTCCATCGGCTAGAGCCAACAATTTTTCTCCTCTCCATGGTCTTCCCCATCATCACCATAACCAAACGGAAAGTGTTTCTGTTTCAGGTTTTAATATTGACAAAACCAACCCCATCATCACCACCAACAGCGGCGGAGGAGGAGGCGGGATTGGGAACAATAATTTGGTGAGGAACCCTAAGAAGAGATCAAGAGCTTCACGGCGTGCACCAACCACCGTTTTGACGACTGACACCTCAAATTTCCGAGCCATGGTTCAGGAATTTACAGGGATCCCGGCGCCACCGTTCACCTCGTCGGCTTTTCCAAGAAGCAGACTTGATCTATTTGGCAGCTCTACTTCTCTGAGATCATCTTCTCATTTAGACCACTCACCGCCTTATCTTTTAAGGCCATTTGCTCAGAAATTTCACAGTTTACCCCCTTTTGTTTCTCCTCCTTCTTCAACTCCTtccccttcttcttcttcttcaccctCCATGATTGACGCCATAGCTGCTGCTGCTTCTACTTCCACTAACCTCACTTCTGCAACTCCTggcaataacaataataacacTAATATTAACTACCAAAACCTACTCAACATGAACAACTCCACCATGCAAAACCCAGTTCTCAATTTACAATCTCTCCTTCAACCCCAAACAAAATTCCCTCTTTCAAATTCCCCCATCCTTGCAAATAAGCCTCAAGGGTCGTCGTCTTCTTTGGACAAGATTGGTGTTTTAGAGGAGCTTGGATTGAGCGGTCATGGACATCTCAACACAAACCTCAACAGTGGCGGCCTCCAAAACATTGTCTCTTCTTCAACTCCAACGTTTGACAACGATCAAGCCGCGGCGGTGGCCGGGACGGCGAATGAGAGTGAGCACCAAGGGCTGCTGAGGTCACCATCATTCAGTGGCGGCAACAACTACAATAACAACAACTCTCACCAGCGAGTTTCAAACGGAAAAGTCAACACTTTCTCTGCTTCTTCCTCAGATTTCCATCGTGAAAAAGTTCAAGAAAATGTCAGCACAAGAACAAGAACCGAAGGTATGGTGGAATCATGGATATGTTCTTCAGATTAG